Proteins from a genomic interval of Spea bombifrons isolate aSpeBom1 chromosome 4, aSpeBom1.2.pri, whole genome shotgun sequence:
- the FBXL12 gene encoding F-box/LRR-repeat protein 12 — MSVGASCGESYGITVSPTMSWLPDNVLLEVLGFLSVRDLIRSGRVCKRWKRLIMDKSLWKNVDLTPYKLNSKIFWHLVRHRIGTSLQTLKVKGLLNSAKKQEFLTSAVLQEMEKRYPNLENLHLEETSLRSLNYKCFPSTLKTLGLHQCEIPMDWLKASPTKNKNLSNLQTLVLRNVSSFSNHHLETICSQSSLKTLSLTGTYRVNDIGIQKAVPYLKSLEHLKLHGCSITDITLHLIGCHMKHLRILALTNFRSLTDSGLSCISGVKTLETLWLEHCNGLSSNCIIAVCVTLPVLKYLNLNGIIFEGRGIDEIRKSLPNCRITNSIPGMDSTLKL, encoded by the exons ATGTCGGTTGGTGCGAGTTGTGGCGAGAGTTACGGTATTACCGTTTCACCGACCATGTCGTGGCTCCCGGATAATGTACTGCTTGAGGTGCTGGGTTTTTTGTCAGTACGGGATTTGATCCGGAGCGGCAG AGTTTGCAAACGTTGGAAAAGGCTAATAATGGACAAATCACTGTGGAAAAATGTTGATCTGACACCATACAAG CTAAATTCTAAAATATTCTGGCACCTTGTGAGACACAGGATTGGAACCAGCCTGCAAACCCTAAAGGTAAAAGGTCTCTTGAATTCAGCTAAGAAGCAAGAATTCCTAACATCTGCAGTGCTTCAGGAGATGGAGAAACGCTATCCCAACCTTGAAAACCTCCACCTGGAAGAAACGAGCCTCCGGTCCCTGAACTATAAATGTTTTCCATCAACTCTGAAAACGTTGGGGTTACACCAGTGTGAGATCCCAATGGACTGGTTGAAAGCATCGCCCACCAAGAACAAAAATCTCTCAAATTTGCAGACTCTCGTTCTTAGAAATGTATCTTCGTTCTCCAATCACCACTTGGAGACTATATGCAGTCAATCGTCGTTAAAAACGTTATCACTCACTGGCACTTACAGAGTAAACGACATTGGTATTCAGAAAGCTGTACcttacttgaaaagcctggagCACTTAAAGCTTCATGGTTGCAGCATTACAGATATCACCCTGCACTTAATTGGATGTCACATGAAGCATCTTCGGATTTTGGCTCTTACAAACTTTCGCTCCTTGACAGACTCTGGTCTCTCTTGTATTTCTGGTGTTAAGACTCTGGAGACGTTATGGCTCGAACACTGCAACGGTCTGTCCTCAAACTGTATAATAGCCGTGTGCGTCACCTTGCCAGTCCTAAAATATCTCAATCTAAATGGGATCATCTTTGAGGGGCGTGGTATAGATGAGATACGGAAGAGTCTACCAAACTGTAGAATTACAAACTCAATCCCTGGCATGGATTCAACACTCAAATTATAA